TCGGAACCGTCGACGATGATGAAGTCGGGTGCGGTACCGACTTCGAGCATTGCCTTGCAGATAGCGAGCACATCCGTGCGGGATCCTACGCAGAGTTTGAACCCCGTGGGTTTGCCGCCTGAGAGCTCGCGCATCCGGGCGATGAACTCGATGAGTTCGACCGGGGTGCTGAAGACGCTGTGGGCGGCTGGGCTCACGCATTTCTCTCCTTGCGGGACGCCTCGAGTCCGGGCGATCTCAGCATTGACCTTGGCAGCGGGCAGGACGCCTCCGATACCGGGCTTCGCGCCCTGACTCAGTTTGAGCGAGACGCATCTGACCTGGTCGCGGGAGCTCTGGTCGGCGAACTGGGCGGGGTCGAAGTCGCCGATATCGGTCCTGGCACCGAAATAGCCCGCCCCGATCTCCCAGACGAGGTCACCTCCGTTTTCGAGGTGGTAGTCGGAGATCCCGCCCTCACCGGTGTCATGGGCGAAGCCGCCGAGGTCGGCGCCGCGGTTGAGCGCCCTGACGGCATTCGGCGACAAAGAGCCGAAACTCATGGCTGAGACGTTGAGCAGAGCCATGTCGTACGGCTTCGCACAATCGGGTCCGCCCACCTGCACGCGAGGCGGCCGTTCCGGAACTGCGACAGGTGCGGTGGAGTGGATGAGGAACTCATAGCCGAGGGAGTTGACGTCCCGTTCGGTACCGAAAGCCAACTCTCCGTGGATTCCCTTCGCCCGTTCGTAGACGAGGGAGCGGATGTCCCGGTCGAATGGCCGTCCGTCCCAGTTGCGTTCGATGAAGTACTGCTGGAGTTCGGGTCGGAGGGTCTCCAACAGGAATCGCAGATGACCGACGACCGGGTAGTTGCGCAGAATCGAGTGTTTGCGCTGCAGCAGGTCGTACACGGCCACACCGACGATGACGAGCACCACCGCAGCGAGGACCCACCACGCCCACGGTCCTGCCGAGGCGGCCCAAGCCGCCGCAACGAGCGCGATGAGTGTCGACGTGATCATCAGGAACCGTCCCATGAGTCCTCCTCAGACTGGAATCCGAGCCGAGACTGAGCCGCCCCGCTCGTACATTCCATCGTGGACCTCCGACCGGTGCTTGGGAAGCGGCGGCGACGTGAGGGGAAAGTCTGTGTGTCTGCCGTCACCATCGACAGTCGGGCGGATCAGTCCGTGGGCCGCTGCAGGCGGATCGCCCGTTCCTCGGCGTTGTGCCCTGGAGTGAGGTCCCCCAGCTGAGACAGACGCAGAGCTGTGAAGCCGCCCGCGACCTCGACCGAATCGACACGCCCAGTGAGGCAGACGTGATCGCCTCCGTCGTCAAGCATCGCGATGCGTTCGACAAGGAGGCGGTTGGGCAGGTCCGCAAGCAGCGGGACCCCATCCTCGGTGAGGGCGAAGTCAAGACCGGCGAACTTGTCCGTGTCCGATCCGGAGAGCGACCCGAAATGACGGGCCAACTCGCGGTCGGCAGTGGTGAGGAAATGGACGGCGAAATGATCCGAACGCAGTGCCACCCGGTAGGTGTGGTTGGCCTTCGACAGCCAGAAGCAGTAGTGCTCAGGATCGATGCTCGCCTGCGAATGGAATCCGACCAAGCATCCGGCCTGTTCGCCCTCCGCCGAGGTGGTGACGACGATGAGCGGGGAATCGACCGATCCCATGAGGTCGTCGAGCCCGGGGGCACTCATGATCGTCCCTCGTCAGCCGTCTTCGATTCGTAGCGGAGGAAGAGGGTGTCATCGGCGACCATCGTCGATTTCAGAGAGAACTGTGCGATGTCGGCTCCCGGAGGCGCAACGCTGACGGGCAGCGGATCACCGCCCATCATCGGTGAGATCGACAGGCACAGTTCGTCGAGTCGAT
Above is a window of Brevibacterium siliguriense DNA encoding:
- a CDS encoding FMN-binding glutamate synthase family protein, with translation MGRFLMITSTLIALVAAAWAASAGPWAWWVLAAVVLVIVGVAVYDLLQRKHSILRNYPVVGHLRFLLETLRPELQQYFIERNWDGRPFDRDIRSLVYERAKGIHGELAFGTERDVNSLGYEFLIHSTAPVAVPERPPRVQVGGPDCAKPYDMALLNVSAMSFGSLSPNAVRALNRGADLGGFAHDTGEGGISDYHLENGGDLVWEIGAGYFGARTDIGDFDPAQFADQSSRDQVRCVSLKLSQGAKPGIGGVLPAAKVNAEIARTRGVPQGEKCVSPAAHSVFSTPVELIEFIARMRELSGGKPTGFKLCVGSRTDVLAICKAMLEVGTAPDFIIVDGSEGGTGAAPLEYEDHVGTPLTDGLLTVHNALVGTDLRDRIRIGASGKVAAGNDIVKRLIQGADYTNSARAMMMAVGCIQAQICHTGKCPVGVTTQDPKRQRALHVDDKSERVRNYQEATVQQAVEIMASMGVSDPSELSPQQLHRNTGRNEHLSYAELYDWLEPGELLAQPPQSWSRDWAAADAGTFRSV
- a CDS encoding flavin reductase family protein — encoded protein: MSAPGLDDLMGSVDSPLIVVTTSAEGEQAGCLVGFHSQASIDPEHYCFWLSKANHTYRVALRSDHFAVHFLTTADRELARHFGSLSGSDTDKFAGLDFALTEDGVPLLADLPNRLLVERIAMLDDGGDHVCLTGRVDSVEVAGGFTALRLSQLGDLTPGHNAEERAIRLQRPTD